One stretch of Burkholderia pyrrocinia DNA includes these proteins:
- a CDS encoding FAD-dependent monooxygenase has product MQTNPKIAIVGAGIGGLTLALALREHGIDAQLYEQTDALREVGAAVALSANATRFYERMGLRAAFDAVCADIPDLVYRDGHSGAVIGHHRGEPDYRRQFGGAYWGVHRADLQAVLSKAVGLDCIHLGHRLVDLAQDADRVTLAFDNGERVEADLVIGADGARSITRRWMLGYDDVLYSGCSGFRGVVPAARMDLLPDPDTIQFWVGPHGHLLHYPIGDNGDQNFLLVERHPSPWPSRDWVMPAEEGEQLRVFRGWHPAVVQMITAVPISQRWGLFHRPPLGRWSRGRVTLIGDAAHALVPHHGQGANQSIEDAVVLAAQLAKARPGNWREAQEAYERLRRGRTRKVQYASISAADVLHLPDGPAAQARNARLAERDSVLHHLDWIHDFDALAEAPSERQGGTWL; this is encoded by the coding sequence ATGCAGACGAACCCGAAGATTGCGATCGTCGGCGCCGGCATCGGCGGCCTGACGCTCGCACTCGCGCTGCGCGAGCACGGCATCGACGCGCAGCTCTACGAGCAGACCGACGCATTGCGCGAAGTCGGCGCGGCCGTCGCGCTGTCGGCCAACGCGACGCGCTTCTACGAACGCATGGGCTTGCGCGCGGCCTTCGACGCGGTGTGCGCGGACATCCCGGACCTCGTCTATCGCGACGGGCACAGCGGCGCGGTGATCGGCCATCATCGCGGCGAACCCGACTATCGCCGGCAATTCGGCGGCGCGTACTGGGGCGTGCATCGCGCCGATCTGCAGGCCGTGCTGTCGAAGGCGGTCGGTCTCGACTGCATCCATCTCGGCCATCGGCTGGTCGATCTCGCGCAGGATGCCGATCGCGTCACGCTCGCGTTCGACAACGGCGAGCGCGTCGAAGCCGATCTCGTGATCGGCGCGGACGGCGCGCGCTCGATCACGCGGCGCTGGATGCTCGGTTATGACGATGTACTGTATTCGGGCTGCTCGGGCTTTCGCGGTGTGGTACCGGCCGCGCGCATGGACCTGCTGCCCGATCCCGACACGATCCAGTTCTGGGTCGGGCCGCATGGGCATCTGCTGCACTACCCGATCGGCGACAACGGCGACCAGAATTTCCTGCTGGTCGAGCGTCATCCGTCACCGTGGCCGTCGCGCGACTGGGTCATGCCGGCGGAAGAGGGCGAGCAACTGCGCGTGTTCAGGGGCTGGCATCCGGCGGTGGTGCAGATGATCACCGCCGTGCCGATCAGCCAGCGCTGGGGGCTGTTCCATCGGCCGCCGCTCGGCCGCTGGAGCCGCGGGCGCGTGACGCTGATCGGCGACGCCGCGCACGCGCTGGTGCCGCATCACGGGCAGGGCGCGAATCAATCGATCGAGGATGCGGTGGTGTTGGCGGCGCAACTGGCGAAGGCCCGCCCGGGCAACTGGCGCGAAGCGCAGGAAGCGTACGAGCGCCTGCGTCGCGGCCGTACGCGCAAGGTGCAGTACGCGTCGATTTCCGCGGCCGACGTGCTGCACCTGCCCGACGGGCCGGCCGCGCAGGCGCGCAACGCGCGTCTGGCCGAACGCGACAGCGTGCTGCATCACCTGGACTGGATTCACGATTTCGATGCGCTCGCCGAGGCGCCGAGCGAGCGGCAGGGCGGCACGTGGCTTTGA
- a CDS encoding LysR family transcriptional regulator, whose amino-acid sequence MELSEIDLNLLLLFQRLMQERRVSSVAEQMNMSQPGVSNALAKLRRRLGDPLFVRGPGGVVPTPFALRLAEPVSHALATLHAALNPETGFDPLRAARTLTIGMTDIGEVVFLPALLEHLSQAAPGIALNTVRDTSVNLSDEMADGRVDLAIGLLPQLKGGFYQRRLFDQRYVCLFRHGHPLEDAPLTVEAWRDAEHLVVVSADTGHGQVDEWLKRRRVKRRVRLTVPHFMSVGYILQRTDLIATVPEHLALQLAAPFSLGWRALPVTLPGAPIHMLWHTRVNQDEGNRWLRGVVVDLFAETGVRARKAGPGRKK is encoded by the coding sequence ATGGAACTGAGCGAGATCGACCTGAACCTGCTGCTGCTATTTCAGCGGCTGATGCAGGAGCGGCGCGTGTCGAGCGTCGCCGAGCAGATGAACATGAGCCAGCCGGGCGTCAGCAACGCGCTCGCGAAGCTGCGCCGCCGGCTCGGCGATCCGCTGTTCGTGCGCGGGCCGGGCGGCGTGGTGCCGACGCCGTTCGCGCTGCGTCTGGCGGAGCCCGTGTCGCACGCGCTCGCGACGCTGCATGCCGCGCTCAATCCCGAGACCGGTTTCGATCCGCTGCGCGCCGCGCGCACGCTGACGATCGGCATGACCGATATCGGTGAAGTCGTGTTCCTCCCCGCGCTGCTCGAACACCTGTCGCAAGCGGCGCCGGGCATCGCGCTCAATACCGTGCGCGACACGAGCGTCAACCTGAGCGACGAGATGGCCGACGGCCGCGTCGATCTCGCGATCGGCCTGCTGCCGCAACTCAAGGGCGGGTTCTATCAGCGCCGGCTGTTCGATCAACGTTATGTGTGCCTGTTTCGGCACGGGCATCCGCTCGAGGATGCGCCGCTGACGGTCGAGGCATGGCGCGACGCCGAGCATCTGGTCGTGGTGTCGGCCGACACCGGCCACGGGCAGGTGGACGAATGGCTGAAGCGGCGCCGCGTGAAGCGCCGGGTGCGGCTGACGGTGCCGCATTTCATGAGCGTGGGCTACATCCTGCAGCGCACCGACCTGATCGCGACCGTGCCGGAGCATCTCGCGCTGCAGCTCGCCGCGCCGTTTTCGCTGGGTTGGCGCGCGTTGCCCGTCACGCTGCCCGGTGCGCCGATTCATATGCTGTGGCATACGCGGGTCAATCAGGACGAAGGGAACCGATGGCTGCGCGGCGTGGTGGTCGATCTGTTCGCGGAGACGGGTGTGCGGGCGCGGAAGGCTGGGCCCGGGCGGAAGAAATGA
- a CDS encoding SDR family oxidoreductase, with protein MSVSKKFAAVTGAGSGIGRAAAIALAQAGFTVALLGRTEASLRETQDTIRAAGGDAQVFPADVTDEASVDRAFEQIAQQFGRLDVLFNNAGRNAPPVSLGEYEFDVWNSVVATNLTGVFLCARAAWRLMKAQTPQGGRIINNGSISAHAPRPDTIAYTATKHAVTGITKSLALDGRRYNIACGQIDIGNAATSLTDRMTQGVPQADGSLAPEARMDVAHVANAVVQMANLPLDTNILNMTIMATAMPFVGRG; from the coding sequence ATGTCTGTCTCGAAGAAATTCGCCGCCGTCACGGGCGCCGGCTCCGGCATCGGTCGGGCAGCAGCAATCGCACTCGCCCAGGCCGGCTTCACCGTCGCGCTGCTCGGACGCACGGAGGCGTCGTTACGCGAAACGCAGGACACCATCCGCGCCGCCGGCGGCGACGCGCAGGTGTTTCCCGCCGACGTCACCGACGAGGCGTCGGTCGACCGCGCGTTCGAGCAGATCGCGCAGCAGTTCGGCCGGCTGGACGTGCTGTTCAACAATGCCGGACGCAACGCCCCGCCCGTTTCACTCGGCGAATACGAATTCGACGTGTGGAACAGCGTCGTCGCGACGAACCTGACCGGCGTCTTTCTGTGCGCGCGGGCCGCGTGGCGCCTGATGAAAGCGCAAACGCCGCAGGGCGGCAGGATCATCAACAACGGCTCGATCTCGGCGCACGCGCCGCGCCCCGATACGATCGCGTACACGGCCACCAAGCATGCGGTGACCGGGATCACGAAATCGCTGGCGCTGGACGGCCGCCGGTACAACATCGCATGCGGCCAGATCGACATCGGCAACGCGGCGACCTCGCTCACGGACCGGATGACGCAAGGCGTCCCGCAAGCGGACGGCAGCCTCGCGCCTGAGGCGCGCATGGACGTCGCGCATGTCGCGAACGCAGTCGTCCAGATGGCGAACCTGCCGCTCGACACGAACATCCTGAACATGACGATCATGGCGACCGCGATGCCTTTCGTGGGGCGCGGATAG
- a CDS encoding Fis family transcriptional regulator: protein MNKWAHRLSQSSRTQREAKTELLPLARPIRDALSLEYHLQLEALHAGVGSLVALQVLMRTVIATGILCEYGYGDVEDASYKDLEKIANHAFSSGRQGHFHFDGDAFHLFARVLTTHDLQLEVAPVKVIDEVAKRLERYCRATQ from the coding sequence GTGAACAAATGGGCTCATCGTCTCAGTCAGTCCAGCCGCACGCAACGTGAGGCGAAAACGGAACTGCTGCCCTTGGCGAGGCCGATACGCGATGCCTTGTCACTGGAGTATCACCTTCAGCTCGAAGCGCTGCATGCCGGTGTGGGGTCGCTTGTCGCGCTTCAGGTCCTGATGAGGACCGTGATCGCCACGGGCATCCTGTGCGAATACGGGTACGGGGATGTCGAGGACGCTTCGTACAAGGACCTGGAAAAGATCGCAAACCACGCGTTTTCCTCCGGCCGCCAAGGGCATTTCCATTTCGATGGCGACGCATTCCATCTTTTCGCCAGGGTGCTGACAACGCATGATTTGCAGCTGGAAGTCGCCCCCGTCAAGGTGATCGACGAAGTCGCGAAGCGCCTGGAGCGATACTGCAGGGCGACTCAGTGA
- the tldD gene encoding metalloprotease TldD has translation MKQRQVLRPAREEIRTLARHALLDRHGVDETALFSAMGVALGQRWDFADIFLKETTAESWSLEGGAVRASSYRCDSGFGLRVLKGEQATLASSQRIDAMALRHVASRLCETGSGISRDGSAAMQRRPAASARSFYDPAHPLRTMDGADKIALLKTLDEIARAADPRVIEVHAVLSAVHETIWIARCDGLSCGDVRPQLSLWINVRVRSGARVEGASGGIGGRYGIQTWDDDELRTFVRERVTAALTKLQARPAPAGKMTVVVGPGWNGVLLHEAVGHGLEADGVRRGTSAFAGRLGEKVASGNVTIVDDGTLQGGRGSLNIDDEGCATRRTTLIENGVLRAYMQDALSARLMGMEPTGNGRREGYASPPMPRMTNTFMLNGDHEPQEIIESVRNGIYVSGLEGGQVDITSGQFVFEASEAYLIENGRITEPVKGATITGHGPDTIRNISLVGNDLACDPGRATCSKAGQSIPVGVGQPTVRVDEMTVGGTA, from the coding sequence ATGAAGCAGCGGCAGGTATTACGGCCTGCCCGCGAGGAGATCCGCACGCTGGCGCGGCACGCGCTGCTGGACCGGCATGGCGTCGACGAGACGGCGCTTTTTTCCGCGATGGGCGTCGCGCTCGGCCAGCGATGGGATTTTGCGGATATCTTTCTCAAGGAAACGACCGCGGAATCATGGTCGCTGGAAGGGGGGGCCGTGCGCGCGAGTTCGTATCGTTGCGATAGCGGCTTCGGACTGCGCGTGTTGAAGGGAGAACAGGCGACGCTGGCGAGTTCGCAACGCATCGACGCGATGGCGCTCCGGCATGTTGCGTCGCGGCTGTGCGAAACCGGAAGCGGCATTTCGCGTGACGGCTCGGCAGCGATGCAGCGCAGGCCGGCCGCATCGGCACGATCGTTCTACGACCCGGCTCATCCACTGCGGACGATGGATGGAGCGGACAAGATCGCGCTTCTGAAGACGCTCGACGAGATCGCCCGGGCCGCCGACCCGCGCGTGATCGAAGTGCATGCCGTGCTGAGCGCCGTGCACGAAACGATCTGGATCGCGCGATGCGACGGCCTGAGTTGCGGCGATGTGCGTCCGCAACTGTCCTTGTGGATCAACGTGCGCGTCAGGTCCGGCGCGCGCGTGGAGGGCGCTAGCGGGGGGATCGGCGGGCGCTATGGCATCCAGACGTGGGATGACGACGAACTTCGCACATTCGTGCGGGAACGTGTGACGGCCGCCCTCACGAAGCTGCAGGCGCGGCCGGCGCCGGCCGGAAAAATGACGGTGGTGGTCGGCCCGGGCTGGAATGGCGTCTTGTTGCACGAAGCGGTCGGCCATGGACTGGAAGCCGATGGCGTGCGCCGCGGGACGTCCGCCTTCGCGGGACGCCTCGGCGAAAAGGTGGCATCCGGGAATGTGACCATCGTCGACGACGGAACGCTCCAGGGGGGCCGCGGTTCCTTGAATATCGACGACGAAGGGTGTGCGACGCGGCGCACGACCTTGATCGAGAACGGCGTGCTGCGCGCGTACATGCAGGATGCGCTGAGCGCGAGGTTGATGGGAATGGAGCCGACCGGAAACGGCCGCCGCGAGGGTTACGCCTCGCCGCCCATGCCGCGCATGACGAACACGTTCATGCTGAACGGGGACCACGAGCCGCAGGAAATCATCGAGTCGGTGCGCAACGGTATCTACGTGTCGGGCCTCGAGGGCGGCCAGGTCGACATCACGAGCGGTCAGTTCGTTTTCGAGGCATCCGAGGCCTACCTGATCGAAAACGGCAGGATTACCGAGCCGGTCAAGGGCGCGACGATCACGGGCCACGGCCCGGACACCATACGGAACATCAGCCTGGTCGGCAACGATCTTGCCTGCGATCCCGGCAGGGCGACGTGCAGCAAGGCGGGGCAGTCGATCCCGGTGGGCGTGGGCCAACCGACCGTGAGGGTGGATGAAATGACCGTCGGAGGCACCGCGTAG
- a CDS encoding TldD/PmbA family protein gives MQSSSTQLQTVAAELASSAERVIAFARQAGAEGTRVEIEAAESSAVTVTNRVQTERSFCGTLEMTVTVFRDGKRAFAKSSDLSDDGLRKIVRAAIESTAATEPDPAAGFADSSQLARDFPDLDLHHPLNWSLDDIGAHAQRAEDAALAHDPSIKASKGVTVRTMSGTSLLATSAGFHATAPWSVHSIACAPVAFGAGEKQIGFWGHASRAFDDLAKPEEVGALAARRAIDALGATQVPTQQCPVLFEPSASLGLLAELVSSASGDALYRSGSFLKDDIDSSLFPPHVQLDEDPFVKRGMASRCFDRDGIPGGRRKVVEDGRLRGLFLGLYAARRLNLTPTGNGYGPHNLEMRSTRTRPGDDFAAMLRKLHRGLLVTEMVGGGVNRLTGDFSRGAKGFWVEDGEIRFPVSGITIASNLRRMFGGLQAIGSDALTRGWATSGSWLIDAMKIGGA, from the coding sequence ATGCAATCGAGCAGTACGCAGTTGCAAACCGTCGCTGCTGAGCTGGCGAGTTCGGCGGAGCGAGTGATCGCGTTCGCGCGGCAGGCGGGCGCGGAGGGGACGCGCGTGGAGATCGAGGCCGCCGAATCGAGCGCCGTGACCGTGACGAACCGGGTGCAGACGGAACGCAGTTTTTGCGGCACCCTGGAGATGACGGTGACGGTGTTTCGCGACGGAAAACGTGCTTTCGCGAAATCGTCGGACCTGTCGGACGACGGGCTGAGAAAGATCGTTCGCGCGGCGATCGAGAGCACCGCCGCAACCGAGCCCGATCCCGCGGCCGGATTCGCCGATTCGAGCCAGTTGGCCAGGGACTTTCCCGATCTCGATCTCCATCACCCGCTGAATTGGTCGCTCGACGACATCGGTGCCCATGCGCAACGCGCCGAGGATGCGGCGCTCGCACATGACCCGTCGATCAAGGCGTCGAAGGGCGTAACGGTGAGAACGATGTCGGGCACGTCGTTGCTGGCCACGTCGGCGGGGTTCCATGCGACAGCGCCGTGGTCCGTCCATTCGATCGCATGTGCGCCCGTCGCGTTCGGCGCCGGCGAAAAGCAGATCGGTTTCTGGGGCCATGCAAGTCGCGCATTCGACGATCTCGCGAAACCGGAGGAGGTCGGGGCGCTGGCCGCCAGGCGAGCCATCGACGCGCTCGGCGCGACGCAAGTCCCCACGCAGCAATGCCCGGTTCTGTTCGAGCCGTCGGCGTCGCTGGGGCTGCTGGCCGAACTGGTGTCCTCGGCATCGGGGGATGCGCTCTACCGGAGCGGATCGTTCTTGAAGGATGACATCGATTCGTCCTTGTTTCCGCCGCATGTCCAGCTTGACGAGGATCCGTTCGTCAAGCGCGGGATGGCCAGCCGCTGCTTCGACAGAGACGGCATTCCGGGCGGGCGCCGCAAGGTGGTGGAGGACGGCCGCCTGCGCGGGCTGTTTCTCGGGCTTTATGCGGCGCGCCGCTTGAACCTGACGCCCACCGGCAACGGCTATGGGCCCCACAACCTCGAGATGCGCAGTACACGGACCCGGCCCGGCGACGACTTCGCCGCGATGCTGAGGAAGCTGCATCGCGGACTTCTGGTCACGGAGATGGTTGGCGGCGGCGTGAACCGCTTGACGGGGGATTTCTCCCGCGGCGCCAAGGGGTTCTGGGTGGAAGACGGCGAGATCCGGTTCCCGGTGAGCGGTATCACGATAGCGTCGAATCTCCGCCGGATGTTCGGCGGACTACAGGCGATCGGCAGCGACGCGTTGACGAGGGGATGGGCGACCTCCGGATCGTGGCTGATCGATGCAATGAAGATCGGGGGAGCTTGA
- the trxA gene encoding thioredoxin produces MSDLKSVTAASFEADVMMNSRPVLVDFWAEWCGPCKALAPTLEKVARNFDGKVDIVKVNVDEHPSLRERFGVRGIPALVLMNGGHEAGRIVGPRSATQLASYLDAHLGTVTQLAKPEVTLRAFGGDPQVKAARIARLLDYLEHKQAALGTPMWPEKISGALEFVADSRDPDECASVLGMPTDVVDAVTVLSSYRGTHFKAALFVADWLESVPVGANLSTLPGRLLMSILSSRIVSDTLEGESRLLAIRDELVSLHAAELDGSPVADANWADVRQASRDAAAELGDGSAAVAAEVLEVASSSLARNPDMLKEFVFSLCGSMRKWLQVKCNWGAQDDARLNQLAEGVFKQAIDAGVEPPRGSALMERVAEVDPQLVGRFLSYYEDGHLAAAERGSAIGDMLIQLTGQTA; encoded by the coding sequence ATGAGCGATTTGAAAAGTGTGACCGCCGCGAGCTTCGAGGCCGACGTGATGATGAACAGCCGTCCGGTGCTGGTCGACTTCTGGGCCGAATGGTGCGGGCCGTGCAAGGCGCTGGCGCCGACGCTCGAGAAGGTGGCGCGGAACTTCGACGGCAAGGTCGACATCGTCAAGGTCAACGTCGACGAGCATCCGTCCTTGCGCGAGCGTTTCGGTGTGCGCGGTATTCCCGCCCTGGTGCTCATGAACGGCGGCCATGAGGCGGGCCGCATCGTGGGACCGCGGTCGGCCACGCAGTTGGCGAGTTATCTCGATGCGCACCTGGGAACCGTCACGCAGCTGGCCAAGCCCGAAGTGACGCTTCGCGCGTTCGGCGGCGATCCGCAGGTGAAAGCGGCTCGCATCGCACGGTTGCTCGATTATCTGGAGCACAAGCAAGCCGCGCTGGGCACCCCCATGTGGCCGGAAAAGATCAGCGGCGCACTGGAATTCGTTGCCGACTCGCGTGATCCGGACGAGTGCGCGTCCGTGTTGGGCATGCCGACCGATGTGGTCGACGCGGTGACGGTCCTGTCGAGCTATCGAGGCACCCATTTCAAGGCGGCGCTGTTCGTGGCGGACTGGCTGGAAAGCGTACCGGTCGGCGCGAACCTCTCGACGCTGCCCGGCCGGCTGCTGATGTCGATCCTGTCGAGCCGGATCGTCTCGGACACGCTGGAGGGGGAATCGAGGTTGCTGGCGATTCGTGACGAGCTGGTTTCGCTGCACGCGGCGGAATTGGACGGCTCCCCGGTGGCGGACGCGAACTGGGCGGACGTCAGGCAGGCATCCAGGGACGCGGCGGCCGAACTCGGCGACGGGAGTGCTGCCGTGGCCGCCGAGGTGCTGGAGGTCGCTTCGTCCTCGTTGGCCCGGAATCCGGACATGTTGAAGGAGTTCGTCTTTTCACTTTGCGGCTCCATGCGGAAATGGCTGCAGGTCAAATGCAACTGGGGCGCGCAGGACGATGCGCGCTTGAATCAATTGGCGGAAGGGGTCTTCAAGCAGGCAATCGACGCCGGCGTCGAGCCGCCGAGGGGCAGCGCGCTGATGGAGCGTGTGGCGGAGGTCGATCCTCAACTCGTGGGGCGTTTCCTGTCTTATTACGAGGACGGCCATCTCGCCGCGGCCGAGCGGGGCAGCGCGATCGGCGACATGCTGATTCAGCTCACCGGGCAGACCGCCTGA
- a CDS encoding ABC transporter ATP-binding protein/permease: protein MLSALMLAYVLGAGWSHTYIAVWLNRWTGTFYDAVGSGRFQALPNLLLQFLLVSMAAAALTVSTVVMQSIVEIRWRRWLTTWLADQWLARHTYYRIERDRALENIDQRIAEDAKQFVKDTLQLSMGVLQVPVSIVSFSVILWSIGHSLDLDIGGHTYSIHGYLVYAVFLYQGLFFWATHLLGRRLITLNAKQNRVEGDFRVLMVRVREFAEQIAFFDGSGAEGKRLNGAFRQVVSNLYALLWVNTRVSLFTNIVGQFSSVVPVVPTLLVLPQLITGGLTLGGLMQSNAAFSSVSSSLAFFPQAYLGFTAWRAEANRLREFLYVNALDSRGNVVLTAGERGAVGAHGLVLRDAAGAEIARVPDFSLAPGSRCLIRGRSGSGKSTLLRALAGLWPYGEGIVTCGAEGTMFVPQRSYIPVGTLKAAIAYPHEESTYTDGQCADVLRACGLDAHVASMLDADRWSDRLSGGEQQRVAFARVLLASPTTIFLDECTSALDTESERTLYQLLIDRLPQATILSVAHRKELLAFHQQTLDFSPEWASAVAAGLTGTASSACPA, encoded by the coding sequence ATGCTGTCGGCATTGATGCTCGCCTACGTGCTTGGGGCGGGCTGGAGCCACACCTATATCGCCGTGTGGCTCAACCGATGGACCGGCACGTTCTACGACGCCGTGGGATCCGGGAGGTTTCAGGCGCTGCCGAACCTGCTGTTGCAGTTCCTGCTGGTGTCCATGGCCGCCGCCGCGCTGACGGTGTCCACGGTGGTGATGCAATCGATCGTCGAGATTCGCTGGCGGCGATGGCTGACGACCTGGCTGGCCGATCAGTGGCTGGCCCGCCATACCTACTACCGCATCGAGCGCGACCGCGCGCTCGAGAACATCGATCAGCGTATCGCGGAGGATGCGAAGCAGTTCGTCAAGGACACCTTGCAGCTGTCGATGGGCGTGCTTCAGGTGCCGGTGAGCATCGTGAGCTTCAGCGTGATCCTGTGGTCGATCGGCCATTCCCTGGATCTCGATATCGGTGGACACACGTACAGCATCCACGGATACCTGGTCTATGCCGTCTTTCTCTATCAAGGCCTGTTTTTCTGGGCCACGCACCTGCTCGGCCGACGCTTGATCACCCTCAATGCCAAGCAGAACCGCGTGGAGGGCGACTTCCGCGTGCTGATGGTGCGGGTGCGCGAATTCGCCGAGCAGATCGCCTTCTTCGATGGAAGCGGCGCGGAAGGCAAGCGATTGAACGGGGCTTTTCGCCAGGTCGTTTCGAATCTTTATGCGCTGCTTTGGGTCAACACGCGGGTCTCGCTGTTTACCAACATCGTCGGGCAATTCAGCTCGGTGGTGCCCGTGGTGCCCACGTTGCTGGTATTGCCGCAACTGATAACGGGGGGGCTGACGCTGGGCGGGCTGATGCAATCGAACGCAGCATTCAGTTCCGTGTCCAGTTCCCTGGCATTCTTTCCCCAGGCTTATCTGGGATTCACCGCGTGGCGCGCCGAAGCGAACCGGCTTCGGGAATTTCTCTACGTGAACGCGCTGGATTCGCGGGGAAACGTCGTGTTGACCGCCGGCGAGCGCGGAGCCGTAGGCGCCCACGGGTTGGTTCTGCGCGACGCAGCCGGCGCGGAGATTGCTCGCGTGCCCGACTTCTCGCTCGCACCCGGTTCGCGCTGTCTGATCCGCGGGCGCTCCGGAAGCGGGAAAAGCACGCTGCTCAGAGCGCTCGCGGGCCTCTGGCCCTACGGCGAGGGCATCGTCACCTGCGGTGCCGAAGGAACGATGTTCGTTCCGCAGCGCAGCTACATTCCCGTCGGCACGTTGAAGGCGGCGATCGCGTATCCGCACGAGGAATCGACGTACACCGACGGCCAATGCGCGGACGTCCTGCGCGCATGCGGCCTCGATGCGCACGTTGCATCGATGCTGGACGCCGATCGCTGGAGCGACCGGCTTTCCGGCGGAGAGCAGCAGCGGGTGGCGTTCGCACGCGTGTTGCTGGCCAGCCCGACCACGATATTTCTCGATGAATGCACGTCGGCGCTCGACACCGAGAGCGAGCGAACGCTCTACCAACTGCTGATCGACCGGCTACCTCAGGCCACGATCCTCAGCGTCGCGCATCGAAAGGAGTTGCTGGCCTTTCATCAGCAGACCCTCGACTTTTCACCGGAATGGGCATCCGCGGTCGCGGCCGGCCTGACCGGCACGGCTTCGTCTGCTTGCCCGGCATGA
- a CDS encoding ExbD/TolR family protein: MSILMDGNNDEGVMNDINMTPLIDVMLVLLIIFIVTLPVINKAVKVDLPKAAAQPAQSKTQDIDLSITADKTVLWNKDVVDDAALKLRVEAASKQGDPPAVNINADEHVEYGKVATILAALQGGGLNKINFVMQPTKGQQ; encoded by the coding sequence GTGTCGATTCTCATGGATGGCAACAACGACGAAGGCGTGATGAACGACATCAACATGACGCCGCTGATCGACGTCATGTTGGTTCTGCTGATCATTTTCATCGTGACGCTGCCTGTCATCAACAAGGCGGTGAAGGTCGATCTGCCCAAGGCCGCGGCACAGCCCGCCCAGTCGAAAACGCAGGACATCGACCTGTCGATCACGGCTGACAAGACCGTGCTGTGGAACAAGGACGTGGTCGACGATGCGGCGCTGAAGCTGCGTGTCGAGGCGGCTTCGAAGCAGGGCGATCCTCCGGCCGTCAACATCAATGCCGACGAGCACGTCGAATACGGGAAGGTCGCCACGATACTCGCGGCGCTGCAGGGCGGCGGGCTGAACAAGATCAATTTCGTCATGCAACCGACCAAGGGCCAGCAATGA
- a CDS encoding MotA/TolQ/ExbB proton channel family protein, with product MEQYGIANVWQQGDFITRFIFVFLLGMSIVSWFVIVTKGLANRRLETMGKRAQTRFWSTPSLDDGIEALGDGTDNPYRAVALAGREANDQQAGGDASLQGSLSSSEWVARGLRNAFDDEVARLQNGLAILGSIGSTAPFVGLFGTVWGIYHALMAIGVSGQASLDHVAGPVGESLIMTAIGLFVAIPAVLGFNYVNRGNKRVSHRLNRFVHELHVYFVTGAKARCDVRPVPAAPATSKRVNAAA from the coding sequence ATGGAACAGTACGGCATCGCCAACGTCTGGCAGCAGGGCGACTTCATCACCCGGTTCATCTTCGTCTTTCTTCTCGGCATGTCGATCGTGTCGTGGTTCGTCATCGTGACCAAGGGCTTGGCGAATCGACGCCTCGAGACCATGGGAAAACGTGCGCAGACGCGCTTCTGGTCCACGCCGTCGCTCGATGACGGCATCGAGGCCCTGGGCGACGGCACCGACAATCCGTATCGCGCCGTGGCGCTTGCCGGCCGCGAGGCGAACGACCAGCAGGCCGGTGGCGACGCGTCGCTGCAAGGAAGCCTCAGCAGCAGCGAATGGGTGGCGCGCGGCCTGCGCAACGCCTTCGACGACGAGGTTGCCCGCCTGCAGAACGGCCTGGCCATCCTCGGGTCGATCGGCAGTACCGCGCCGTTCGTCGGCCTGTTCGGGACCGTGTGGGGCATCTATCACGCGCTGATGGCCATCGGCGTGTCGGGACAGGCCAGCCTCGATCATGTCGCGGGCCCGGTCGGCGAGTCGCTGATCATGACGGCGATCGGCCTGTTCGTGGCGATCCCCGCCGTGCTCGGATTCAACTACGTCAATCGAGGCAACAAGCGGGTGAGCCATCGCCTGAACCGGTTCGTGCACGAGTTGCACGTGTACTTCGTGACAGGCGCCAAGGCCCGCTGCGACGTTCGCCCGGTGCCCGCGGCGCCGGCGACGAGCAAGCGCGTCAACGCCGCCGCCTGA